A single window of Buchnera aphidicola (Cinara cuneomaculata) DNA harbors:
- the asd gene encoding aspartate-semialdehyde dehydrogenase translates to MKMLVGFIGWRGMVGSVLLDRLRKNNDFLNFRSVFFTTSQMYGTPPNVSNRVSSRLEDAYNLEYLSTLDIIVSCQGEKYTIQIYSKLKDIGWKGYWIDASSYLRMNKKSIIVLDPINFNDIKLGIEKGIKTFVGGNCTVSLMLMALGGLFSNNLIDWISVSTYQSVSGSGSQSMLELLEQIGYVYKNISTYLSSNASILEIEKIFTSSLNNINYSSTKLKGPLLGNLIPWIDVSMQNGQTKEEWKGMAETNKILNTKQNIFIDGVCVRVPSLRCHSQSFTIKLCHDISIKEIKSLISSHNSWVKVVDNTFNDTMHELNPLQVTGTLNIPIGRIKKLNIGKKYLSAFSVGDQLLWGAAEPLRRILNILINQ, encoded by the coding sequence ATGAAAATGTTAGTAGGATTTATTGGTTGGAGAGGAATGGTAGGTTCCGTTTTATTAGATCGTTTACGAAAAAATAATGATTTTTTAAATTTTCGTTCAGTATTTTTTACTACATCACAAATGTATGGTACACCTCCGAATGTATCTAATCGCGTATCTTCACGATTAGAAGATGCGTATAATCTTGAATATTTAAGTACGTTAGATATCATTGTATCATGTCAAGGAGAAAAATATACTATACAAATTTATTCGAAATTAAAAGATATTGGATGGAAAGGTTATTGGATCGATGCGTCTTCGTATTTGAGAATGAATAAAAAATCAATTATTGTATTAGATCCAATTAATTTTAACGATATTAAACTAGGTATAGAAAAGGGAATTAAGACTTTTGTTGGAGGTAATTGTACTGTTAGTTTAATGTTGATGGCTTTGGGTGGATTATTTTCTAACAACTTGATTGATTGGATCTCTGTATCTACCTATCAATCTGTTTCTGGTAGTGGCTCTCAAAGTATGCTCGAGTTATTAGAACAAATAGGTTATGTATATAAAAATATCTCTACATATTTATCGTCAAATGCATCTATTTTAGAAATAGAAAAAATATTTACTTCATCATTAAATAATATTAATTACTCTAGTACAAAATTAAAAGGGCCGTTATTAGGAAATTTAATCCCATGGATTGATGTATCTATGCAAAATGGTCAAACCAAAGAAGAATGGAAAGGTATGGCGGAAACAAATAAAATATTAAATACCAAACAAAATATTTTTATTGATGGAGTATGCGTTAGAGTTCCATCTTTAAGATGCCATAGTCAATCATTTACAATAAAATTATGTCACGATATTTCTATTAAAGAGATTAAATCGTTAATTTCGTCTCATAATTCTTGGGTAAAAGTTGTAGATAATACTTTTAATGATACGATGCATGAATTAAATCCATTACAAGTTACTGGCACATTAAATATTCCTATTGGTCGTATTAAAAAATTAAACATTGGAAAAAAATATTTATCTGCTTTTTCTGTAGGGGATCAATTATTATGGGGAGCAGCTGAACCGTTACGTCGTATTTTAAATATTTTAATCAATCAATAA
- the mscS gene encoding small-conductance mechanosensitive channel MscS — protein MEALHMVDCINNVGFCFLLNKQTFLSYLINLSFSIIVITVGFFISQFFANGTQKLFSIHNVDNTISGFLSALARYIVIIFTGIIALGQIGVQTNSIIAIIGAAGMAIGLALQGSLSNFAAGVLLILLRPLRTSEYVNLGNAAGTVLNVHIFYTTLKTLDGKIIVIPNGKIVAGNIINYSREPIRRNQFIINVTYDSDVDLVISVLQTVLDKEERVLKHPGNFVGLNEFSPSSLKFVVKCWCHTTELNAVYSDLMLKFKKALDQHNITIPCSKMDIYLYKKIHKILKINKKKIERKKK, from the coding sequence ATAGAAGCATTACATATGGTAGATTGTATAAATAATGTTGGTTTTTGTTTTTTATTGAATAAACAAACATTCTTATCTTATCTAATAAATTTATCTTTTTCAATTATAGTAATTACTGTAGGTTTTTTTATTAGTCAATTTTTTGCAAATGGAACTCAAAAATTATTCTCTATACACAATGTAGATAATACTATTTCTGGATTTTTGTCTGCTTTAGCACGTTATATCGTTATTATTTTTACCGGTATAATAGCACTAGGTCAAATTGGAGTACAAACAAATTCCATTATTGCCATTATTGGAGCAGCAGGAATGGCAATTGGATTAGCATTACAGGGATCGTTATCAAATTTTGCAGCAGGTGTACTATTAATATTATTACGACCACTCCGAACAAGTGAATATGTCAATTTAGGTAATGCCGCTGGAACAGTACTCAATGTTCATATCTTCTACACTACATTAAAAACATTAGATGGTAAAATTATAGTAATTCCAAACGGAAAAATTGTTGCTGGTAATATTATTAATTATTCCCGCGAACCAATACGAAGAAATCAATTTATTATCAATGTTACATATGATTCAGATGTAGATTTAGTAATTTCAGTATTACAAACAGTTCTTGATAAAGAAGAACGTGTTTTAAAACATCCAGGTAATTTTGTCGGATTAAATGAATTTTCTCCATCTTCATTAAAATTTGTTGTAAAATGCTGGTGTCATACAACAGAATTAAATGCAGTATATTCAGATTTAATGTTAAAATTTAAAAAAGCATTAGATCAACATAATATTACTATACCATGCTCTAAAATGGACATTTATTTATATAAAAAAATACATAAAATATTAAAAATAAATAAAAAAAAAATAGAAAGAAAGAAAAAATAA
- the fbaA gene encoding class II fructose-bisphosphate aldolase: MTCKILNFIKPGVLNAEETKILFSLAKKYKFAIPAINCISTDSINCVLESASQMKSPIIIQFSYGGAQFISGLGLKNNHIHAIAGAISGAQHVHMISKYYNIPVILHTDHCELDHIAWIDGLIIEGKKFFKRNKRPLFSSHMLDLSKENIKKNINISSQYLIKITKLNMMLEMELGCTGGEEDGINNTNINKKLLYTDTQDIFYTFKKFNKISNNFFIAAAFGNVHGVYQPGQVLLKPSILKRAQKYISNVEKLPKNPLNFVFHGGSGTDINDIKKSIKYGVVKFNIDTDMQWNYWSGVLNFYLKNKQYLHSQLGNDQGSDKPNKKYYDPRVWLRQAQKNSIEYLKKMFETLNSCNTL; this comes from the coding sequence ATGACATGCAAAATTTTAAATTTTATTAAACCAGGAGTATTGAACGCTGAAGAAACAAAAATTTTATTTTCATTAGCTAAAAAATATAAATTCGCTATACCTGCAATTAACTGTATTAGTACTGATTCAATCAATTGTGTATTAGAATCTGCTTCGCAAATGAAATCTCCTATTATTATTCAATTTTCATATGGAGGAGCTCAGTTTATAAGTGGATTAGGATTAAAAAACAATCATATCCATGCAATAGCAGGAGCTATATCAGGAGCACAGCACGTTCATATGATATCTAAATACTATAATATTCCTGTAATATTACATACAGATCATTGTGAACTCGACCATATTGCATGGATTGACGGATTAATTATTGAAGGTAAAAAATTTTTTAAACGTAATAAACGTCCTCTATTTTCATCTCATATGCTAGATTTATCCAAAGAAAATATTAAGAAAAATATTAATATATCATCACAATATTTAATAAAAATAACTAAATTAAATATGATGTTAGAAATGGAATTAGGTTGTACTGGAGGAGAAGAAGACGGAATTAATAATACAAACATAAACAAAAAACTTTTATATACTGATACTCAAGATATTTTTTATACATTTAAAAAATTCAATAAAATTAGTAATAATTTTTTTATTGCTGCAGCATTTGGTAATGTACATGGTGTATATCAACCCGGACAAGTATTGCTTAAACCTTCCATTTTAAAAAGAGCACAAAAATATATCAGTAATGTAGAAAAATTACCAAAAAATCCATTAAATTTCGTTTTTCATGGAGGGTCAGGAACTGATATAAATGATATTAAAAAATCTATTAAATATGGAGTCGTTAAATTCAATATTGATACTGATATGCAGTGGAACTATTGGTCAGGAGTATTAAATTTTTATTTAAAAAACAAACAATATTTACATAGTCAACTAGGGAACGATCAGGGGTCGGATAAACCAAATAAAAAATATTATGATCCTCGAGTCTGGTTAAGACAAGCACAAAAAAATTCAATTGAATACTTAAAAAAAATGTTTGAAACCTTAAATTCTTGTAATACATTATAA
- a CDS encoding phosphoglycerate kinase, with the protein MLHMKNINLENKRVFIRLDLNVPLDGEKIISSERIDRALPTIQLALKKNAKIILASHLGRPKEGCYDKKLSLLPVFKYLKKKLYGTNIIFYKKYLEGINVESNQIVLLENVRFNYGEITNDIELSKKYANLCDIFIMDAFATAHRIEASTYGICNFVKKSCIGPLLYSEIKILKNILNKPKHPIVTIVGGAKVSTKIKLLSSLLKITDTMLLGGGIANTFISIFHSVGKSLHEKNFKNKAKILFDTNKIILPVDSRVSTSYSINATATIKPVSNILPHEEILDIGNETIKNYKSIIKQANTILWNGPMGVFEFPNFRRGTEEIAKSIAYCAAYSVAGGGDTIAVINLFNLYNNISYISTGGGAFLEFIENKTLPILEKLKN; encoded by the coding sequence ATGTTACATATGAAGAATATTAATTTAGAAAATAAACGAGTATTTATTAGATTAGATTTAAACGTTCCTTTAGATGGTGAAAAAATCATCTCTAGCGAACGCATTGACCGTGCACTTCCAACTATACAATTAGCATTAAAAAAAAATGCTAAAATAATATTAGCTTCTCATTTAGGTAGACCAAAAGAAGGATGCTACGATAAAAAATTATCTTTATTACCTGTTTTTAAATATTTAAAAAAAAAATTATATGGTACTAACATAATTTTTTATAAAAAATATTTAGAAGGAATTAACGTAGAATCTAATCAAATTGTGTTACTAGAAAATGTTCGATTTAACTACGGTGAAATAACTAACGATATCGAATTGTCTAAAAAATATGCTAATTTATGTGATATTTTTATAATGGATGCTTTTGCTACAGCTCATCGAATAGAAGCTTCAACATATGGTATATGTAACTTTGTGAAAAAATCATGTATCGGTCCGTTATTATATTCTGAAATAAAAATACTAAAAAATATATTAAATAAACCAAAACATCCTATCGTTACTATCGTTGGTGGAGCAAAAGTATCAACAAAAATTAAATTATTAAGTTCATTATTAAAAATTACAGATACAATGTTATTAGGTGGAGGTATCGCTAATACATTTATTTCTATCTTCCATTCTGTAGGTAAATCCTTACATGAAAAAAATTTTAAAAATAAAGCAAAAATCTTATTTGATACAAATAAAATAATTTTACCGGTTGATTCTCGTGTTAGTACATCTTATTCAATCAATGCTACTGCAACCATAAAACCAGTTTCAAATATATTACCTCATGAAGAAATATTAGATATCGGTAATGAGACTATTAAAAATTATAAATCAATCATTAAACAAGCTAATACAATATTATGGAATGGACCTATGGGTGTTTTTGAATTTCCAAATTTTAGAAGAGGAACTGAAGAAATTGCTAAATCAATTGCATATTGTGCAGCTTATTCCGTTGCAGGAGGAGGAGATACTATAGCTGTAATTAATTTATTTAACCTATATAATAATATTTCTTATATTTCTACGGGTGGAGGAGCATTTTTAGAGTTTATAGAAAACAAAACATTACCGATTCTAGAAAAATTAAAAAACTAA
- a CDS encoding exodeoxyribonuclease V subunit gamma — protein MLKIYKSNQINFLLKKMCKKMISNKNILTNEIILINDIHIKNWLEINISKIEGICINKKYFLISTFFIHLIEKINYKQKEIFYSIFKKEHLKWILMSIINNNHDSLFLKKSGILYKNEEFCSQMATIFIKYIFFQPNLILQWEKKENNNCLSTTQIWQKKLWNLIIKKIKILKQKNLTEIINNIYQNKKKSYFLKLIPTRIFIYSQNPINPLIQIILYAVKNITSIYLYQYQFNKQTNIDPILSFNKKKKFLLNN, from the coding sequence ATGTTAAAAATATATAAATCAAATCAAATAAATTTTCTTCTTAAAAAAATGTGTAAAAAAATGATATCTAATAAAAATATTTTAACAAATGAAATAATTTTAATTAATGATATACACATTAAAAACTGGTTAGAAATTAATATTTCTAAAATTGAAGGTATTTGTATAAATAAAAAATATTTTTTAATCTCAACATTTTTTATTCATTTAATAGAAAAAATAAATTATAAACAAAAGGAAATATTTTACAGTATTTTTAAAAAAGAACATCTTAAATGGATTTTAATGTCAATAATTAACAATAATCACGATTCTTTGTTTCTAAAAAAATCTGGAATTTTATATAAAAATGAAGAATTTTGTTCTCAAATGGCTACTATTTTTATTAAATATATTTTTTTTCAACCTAACTTAATATTACAATGGGAAAAAAAAGAAAACAATAATTGTTTATCAACAACACAGATATGGCAAAAAAAATTATGGAACTTAATAATAAAAAAAATAAAAATTTTAAAACAAAAAAATCTAACAGAAATAATTAATAATATTTACCAAAATAAAAAAAAATCCTATTTTTTAAAATTAATCCCTACCAGGATATTTATATATTCTCAAAATCCTATAAATCCATTAATTCAAATTATTTTATATGCCGTTAAAAATATTACTTCAATATATTTATATCAATATCAATTCAATAAACAAACAAATATAGATCCTATTCTTTCATTCAATAAAAAAAAAAAATTTTTATTAAACAATTAA
- the tusA gene encoding sulfurtransferase TusA, with product MTYTLNLLGLRCPEVIMVLRKTARKLQKGQKILLLTDDKFSNKDIILFCRFMEHKLLSNSFETIPYTYLIEIKTKISQNHYQ from the coding sequence ATGACATATACGTTAAATTTATTAGGACTACGATGTCCGGAAGTAATTATGGTATTACGAAAAACTGCAAGAAAATTACAAAAAGGACAAAAAATTCTTTTATTAACAGATGACAAATTTAGCAATAAAGATATTATTCTATTTTGTAGGTTTATGGAGCATAAATTATTATCTAATTCATTCGAAACTATTCCGTATACATATTTAATTGAAATTAAAACAAAAATATCACAGAATCATTATCAATAA
- the leuS gene encoding leucine--tRNA ligase has product MEDTSYNPKKIESIVQKYWIKNKTFSVIEDETKQKFYCLPMIPYPSGKLHMGHVRNYTISDVISRYQRMLGKNVLQPIGWDAFGLPAEETAIKKNISPHEWTLKNISIMKKQLQSLGFSYDWNREITTCQPEYYRWEQLFFIKLFKKNLVYKKKTIVNWCSTDNTVLANEQAQDGKCWRCGSNVTFKKISQWFIKITAYVEELLNDLKLLNNWPKEVISMQKNWIGKSKGIKIKCIIHNNNYFLDIYTTKPETIMDITFFAISMHHPLIYNLLKKNDKINQFLKNNIDILSTDFKNSNNLFGINTNLFVLHPITKTKIPLWITNYVRHDYATGAIMAVPNHNKIDYSFAKLYDIPIKAIFSKKTNQNIKKNINLINSVQLNNFTVKKVRQKIIKILIKKKIAKLYICYKIKDWCISRQRYWGAPIPMVINDKDNILPVPEKELPIILPQYIHKNKCIKSLKLYTKWMHTKINGNKVIRESDTFDTFMESSWYYARYTNPHLNTDILDSKSTKYWLPVDQYIGGIEHAVMHLIYFRFYHKLLRDFGYVDSAEPVKKLICQGMVVIDSFYIRRKNGNKKWLSPSKLNIIRNKDGKITQVYKKNCSDKIIYAGKIKMSKSKNNGIDPHYIINQYGADTLRLFLMFAAPIHKSLNWDSRSIIGMHRFLNKMWNFIYKNNIKNINNKSKYVLYDQDRIQYKLNNTIINVTNDIQNTNSYNTAIAHIIKFFNYIENTYNKNQINKNNLKKSLECIIKMMYPFTPHICFILWKKIRGDKYCIDTEKWPSINKHLIIKNTSIIVIQINGKKRNIVKIKNNLPKKEVINLVNNIQNMKKYFHKKNIKKIIYIPNKIINFVL; this is encoded by the coding sequence ATGGAAGATACTAGCTATAATCCAAAAAAAATAGAATCAATCGTTCAAAAATATTGGATAAAAAATAAAACATTTTCTGTAATTGAAGATGAAACAAAACAAAAATTCTACTGCTTACCTATGATACCCTATCCGTCAGGTAAATTACATATGGGGCACGTTCGTAATTATACTATTAGTGATGTAATTTCACGTTATCAACGAATGTTAGGTAAAAATGTATTGCAGCCAATTGGTTGGGATGCTTTCGGATTACCGGCTGAAGAAACAGCAATAAAAAAAAATATTTCGCCTCATGAATGGACATTAAAAAATATATCCATTATGAAAAAACAATTACAATCACTTGGATTTAGTTATGATTGGAACAGAGAAATTACAACATGTCAACCTGAATATTATCGTTGGGAACAATTATTTTTTATAAAATTATTTAAAAAAAATCTTGTTTATAAAAAAAAAACTATAGTAAATTGGTGTAGTACTGATAACACTGTTCTGGCTAACGAACAAGCTCAAGACGGTAAATGCTGGAGATGCGGGTCTAATGTTACATTTAAAAAAATATCACAGTGGTTTATTAAAATTACTGCTTATGTAGAAGAATTACTAAACGATCTAAAATTATTAAATAATTGGCCGAAAGAAGTAATTTCTATGCAAAAAAATTGGATAGGAAAATCAAAAGGAATTAAAATAAAATGTATTATACATAATAATAATTATTTTTTAGATATATATACTACTAAACCTGAAACTATAATGGATATAACATTTTTTGCTATTTCAATGCATCATCCATTAATTTATAATTTACTTAAAAAAAATGATAAAATTAATCAATTTTTAAAAAACAATATTGATATATTAAGTACTGATTTTAAAAATAGCAATAATTTATTTGGTATTAATACAAATTTATTTGTATTACATCCTATCACTAAAACTAAGATACCATTATGGATAACAAATTATGTTCGACACGATTATGCTACCGGTGCCATTATGGCCGTACCCAATCACAACAAAATAGATTATTCGTTCGCTAAATTATATGATATTCCAATCAAAGCAATATTTTCTAAAAAAACCAATCAAAATATAAAAAAAAATATAAATTTAATAAATTCAGTGCAATTAAATAATTTTACTGTAAAAAAAGTACGTCAAAAAATTATCAAAATACTTATTAAAAAAAAAATAGCTAAATTATATATATGTTATAAAATAAAGGATTGGTGTATTTCTCGCCAAAGATATTGGGGGGCTCCTATTCCTATGGTTATTAATGATAAAGACAATATCTTACCGGTTCCAGAAAAAGAATTACCTATTATATTACCGCAATATATACATAAAAATAAATGTATTAAATCATTAAAATTATATACTAAATGGATGCATACGAAAATAAACGGCAATAAAGTAATCAGAGAAAGTGACACATTTGATACTTTTATGGAGTCTTCTTGGTACTATGCACGATACACCAATCCGCATTTAAATACTGACATCTTAGATAGTAAATCTACTAAATATTGGTTACCTGTCGATCAGTACATCGGAGGAATCGAACATGCTGTAATGCATTTAATATATTTCAGATTTTATCATAAATTATTACGTGATTTTGGATATGTTGATTCAGCAGAACCAGTTAAAAAATTAATCTGTCAAGGTATGGTAGTAATAGATTCCTTTTACATTCGGCGTAAAAATGGAAATAAAAAATGGTTATCGCCATCTAAATTAAATATTATTCGAAATAAAGACGGTAAAATTACTCAAGTTTATAAAAAAAATTGTTCTGATAAAATCATATACGCCGGTAAAATAAAAATGTCGAAATCAAAAAATAACGGCATTGACCCTCATTATATTATTAATCAATATGGCGCTGATACCCTAAGATTGTTTTTAATGTTCGCGGCTCCAATTCACAAGTCATTAAACTGGGACTCTCGCAGCATTATTGGTATGCATAGATTTTTAAATAAAATGTGGAATTTTATATATAAAAATAACATAAAAAATATTAACAATAAATCTAAATATGTATTGTACGATCAAGATCGTATCCAATATAAATTAAATAATACTATTATTAACGTTACTAACGATATACAAAATACTAATTCATATAATACCGCCATTGCCCATATAATAAAATTTTTTAATTATATTGAAAACACATACAATAAGAACCAAATAAACAAAAATAACCTAAAAAAATCTTTGGAATGTATCATAAAAATGATGTATCCATTTACACCACATATATGTTTTATATTATGGAAAAAAATACGCGGAGACAAATATTGTATTGATACTGAAAAATGGCCGTCAATTAATAAACATTTAATTATCAAAAATACTTCTATCATTGTAATCCAGATAAACGGAAAAAAAAGAAATATTGTCAAAATTAAAAATAATTTACCAAAAAAAGAAGTTATTAACTTAGTTAATAATATACAAAATATGAAAAAATATTTTCATAAAAAAAATATAAAAAAAATAATTTACATACCTAATAAAATTATTAATTTTGTTTTATAA